A single window of Cydia splendana chromosome 13, ilCydSple1.2, whole genome shotgun sequence DNA harbors:
- the LOC134796183 gene encoding uncharacterized protein LOC134796183, with protein sequence MADPKYENLPGIAYDQPDVYETGDLPEADQQEPFEEEENECIETLHLSVKDSFNNFKGKFLTGAVDFSDRLSRKSRIGYRAGEYELAAEGEPETVLERYNRLRCEFSDLLEQVAEQQNKATESEKDEYSRLATQINATKKILEELKLEEGEHVDPTAEKLKEYLAQGGKKKQPGVATASLKLKPEVNLAQTTRIAQLEHRLHKLEQAAGVRDEEAFRRLQAATGEATLCGAAATLAAQTALLRPAELAAADARAASLLANVEAIRAARPSDPELDAKVNYTLCPRRKVATLAAQTALLRPAELAAADARAASLLANVEAIRAARPSDPELDAKVNYTLCPRRKVATLAAQTALLRPAELAAADARAASLLANVEAIRAARPSDPELDAKVNYTLCPRRKVATLAAQTALLRPAELAAADARAASLLANVEAIRAARPSDPELDAKVNYTLCPRRKVATLAAQTALLRPAELAAADARAASLLANVEAIRAARPSDPELDAKVNYTLCPRRKVATLAAQTALLRPAELAAADARAASLLANVEAIRAARPSDPELDAKVNYTLCPRRKVATLAAQTALLRPAELAAADARAASLLANVEAIRAARPSDPELDAKVNYTLCPRRKVATLAAQTALLRPAELAAADARAASLLANVEAIRAARPSDPELDAKVNYTLCPRRKVATLAAQTALLRPAELAAADARAASLLANVEAIRAARPSDPELDAKVNYTLCPRRKVATLAAQTALLRPAELAAADARAASLLANVEAIRAARPSDPELDAKVNYTLCPRRKVATLAAQTALLRPAELAAADARAASLLANVEAIRAARPSDPELDAKVNYTLCPRRKVATLAAQTALLRPAELAAADARAASLLANVEAIRAARPSDPELDAKVNYTLCPRRKVATLAAQTALLRPAELAAADARAASLLANVEAIRAARPSDPELDAKVNYTLCPRRKVATLAAQTALLRPAELAAADARAASLLANVEAIRAARPSDPELDAKVNELYKLVQQIDGISHSEILERMEALESLHNQASNFGKSLTELETLQSTIASGVKNNKELLQGVQEVFAHNIDSLQKEIKKLDDRIGKLTA encoded by the exons ATGGCAGACCCTAAATACGAAAATTTACCAGGCATA GCTTACGACCAGCCTGATGTATATGAAACCGGCGACTTGCCTGAAGCCGATCAGCAGGAGCCCTTTGAGGAAGAAGAGAACGAATGTATCGAAACCCTGCACTTGTCTGTGAAGGATTCTTTCAATAACTTCAAAGGGAAGTTTTTGACTGGTGCAGTAGATTTCTCTGACCGTTTGAGCAGAAAAAGTAGGATTGGATACAG GGCTGGTGAATATGAGCTTGCAGCAGAAGGAGAGCCTGAGACAGTCTTGGAGCGCTACAACAGACTGCGCTGCGAGTTCTCAGACTTGTTGGAGCAAGTGGCTGAACAGCAAAATAAGGCCACGGAGAGTGAGAAG GACGAGTATTCCCGGCTGGCGACTCAAATAAACGCGACCAAGAAGATTCTGGAGGAGCTGAAGCTTGAGGAAGGTGAACATGTGGACCCCACAGCTGAAAAACTCAA GGAGTATTTAGCTCAGGGCGGTAAGAAGAAGCAACCGGGCGTAGCTACCGCTAGTCTCAAGCTGAAGCCGGAGGTCAACCTCGCGCAGACCACGCGCATCGCTCAGTTGGAACACAG GTTACACAAGTTGGAGCAAGCAGCCGGCGTAAGAGACGAAGAGGCTTTCCGAAGACTGCAGGCTGCAACCGGAGAG gcgacgctgtgcggcgcgGCCGCTACCCTCGCGGCGCAGACCGCCCTGCTGCGGCCCGCGGAGCTGGCGGCGGCCGACGCGCGCGCCGCCTCGCTGCTCGCCAACGTCGAGGCCATCCGCGCCGCCCGCCCCTCCGACCCCGAGCTCGACGCCAAGGTGAACTACACTCTATGTCCGCGGCGTAAGGTCGCTACTCTAGCGGCGCAGACCGCCCTGCTGCGGCCCGCGGAGCTGGCGGCGGCCGACGCGCGCGCCGCCTCGCTGCTCGCCAACGTCGAGGCCATCCGCGCCGCCCGCCCCTCCGACCCCGAGCTCGACGCCAAGGTGAACTACACTCTATGTCCGCGGCGTAAGGTCGCTACTCTAGCGGCGCAGACCGCCCTGCTGCGGCCCGCGGAGCTGGCGGCGGCCGACGCGCGCGCCGCCTCGCTGCTCGCCAACGTCGAGGCCATCCGCGCCGCCCGCCCCTCCGACCCCGAGCTCGACGCCAAGGTGAACTACACTCTATGTCCGCGGCGTAAGGTCGCTACTCTAGCGGCGCAGACCGCCCTGCTGCGGCCCGCGGAGCTGGCGGCGGCCGACGCGCGCGCCGCCTCGCTGCTCGCCAACGTCGAGGCCATCCGCGCCGCCCGCCCCTCCGACCCCGAGCTCGACGCCAAGGTGAACTACACTCTATGTCCGCGGCGTAAGGTCGCTACTCTAGCGGCGCAGACCGCCCTGCTGCGGCCCGCGGAGCTGGCGGCGGCCGACGCGCGCGCCGCCTCGCTGCTCGCCAACGTCGAGGCCATCCGCGCCGCCCGCCCCTCCGACCCCGAGCTCGACGCCAAGGTGAACTACACTCTATGTCCGCGGCGTAAGGTCGCTACTCTAGCGGCGCAGACCGCCCTGCTGCGGCCCGCGGAGCTGGCGGCGGCCGACGCGCGCGCCGCCTCGCTGCTCGCCAACGTCGAGGCCATCCGCGCCGCCCGCCCCTCCGACCCCGAGCTCGACGCCAAGGTGAACTACACTCTATGTCCGCGGCGTAAGGTCGCTACTCTAGCGGCGCAGACCGCCCTGCTGCGGCCCGCGGAGCTGGCGGCGGCCGACGCGCGCGCCGCCTCGCTGCTCGCCAACGTCGAGGCCATCCGCGCCGCCCGCCCCTCCGACCCCGAGCTCGACGCCAAGGTGAACTACACTCTATGTCCGCGGCGTAAGGTCGCTACTCTAGCGGCGCAGACCGCCCTGCTGCGGCCCGCGGAGCTGGCGGCGGCCGACGCGCGCGCCGCCTCGCTGCTCGCCAACGTCGAGGCCATCCGCGCCGCCCGCCCCTCCGACCCCGAGCTCGACGCCAAGGTGAACTACACTCTATGTCCGCGGCGTAAGGTCGCTACTCTAGCGGCGCAGACCGCCCTGCTGCGGCCCGCGGAGCTGGCGGCGGCCGACGCGCGCGCCGCCTCGCTGCTCGCCAACGTCGAGGCCATCCGCGCCGCCCGCCCCTCCGACCCCGAGCTCGACGCCAAGGTGAACTACACTCTATGTCCGCGGCGTAAGGTCGCTACTCTAGCGGCGCAGACCGCCCTGCTGCGGCCCGCGGAGCTGGCGGCGGCCGACGCGCGCGCCGCCTCGCTGCTCGCCAACGTCGAGGCCATCCGCGCCGCCCGCCCCTCCGACCCCGAGCTCGACGCCAAGGTGAACTACACTCTATGTCCGCGGCGTAAGGTCGCTACTCTAGCGGCGCAGACCGCCCTGCTGCGGCCCGCGGAGCTGGCGGCGGCCGACGCGCGCGCCGCCTCGCTGCTCGCCAACGTCGAGGCCATCCGCGCCGCCCGCCCCTCCGACCCCGAGCTCGACGCCAAGGTGAACTACACTCTATGTCCGCGGCGTAAGGTCGCTACTCTAGCGGCGCAGACCGCCCTGCTGCGGCCCGCGGAGCTGGCGGCGGCCGACGCGCGCGCCGCCTCGCTGCTCGCCAACGTCGAGGCCATCCGCGCCGCCCGCCCCTCCGACCCCGAGCTCGACGCCAAGGTGAACTACACTCTATGTCCGCGGCGTAAGGTCGCTACTCTAGCGGCGCAGACCGCCCTGCTGCGGCCCGCGGAGCTGGCGGCGGCCGACGCGCGCGCCGCCTCGCTGCTCGCCAACGTCGAGGCCATCCGCGCCGCCCGCCCCTCCGACCCCGAGCTCGACGCCAAGGTGAACTACACTCTATGTCCGCGGCGTAAGGTCGCTACTCTAGCGGCGCAGACCGCCCTGCTGCGGCCCGCGGAGCTGGCGGCGGCCGACGCGCGCGCCGCCTCGCTGCTCGCCAACGTCGAGGCCATCCGCGCCGCCCGCCCCTCCGACCCCGAGCTCGACGCCAAG gtcaACGAGTTATACAAATTAGTGCAGCAGATCGACGGGATATCACATTCAGAGATCCTTGAGAGAATGGAAGCCCTGGAATCTCTCCACAACCAAG CGAGCAATTTCGGCAAATCCTTGACGGAGCTAGAAACGCTACAGAGCACCATCGCGTCCGGCGTCAAAAACAACAAGGAACTCTTGCAGGGGGTACAAGAG GTTTTCGCGCACAACATCGACAGCCTTCAGAAGGAAATCAAAAAACTGGACGACCGCATCGGCAAGCTCACCGCGTGA
- the LOC134796229 gene encoding B-cell receptor-associated protein 31 — translation MSLQWTIIATFLYTEIAVVCLLALPIASPSKWQKLFRSKFLAYISGQASVYFLILIGVLVLCLLDAIREMQKYSSIGESSDHQHLDAEMQGNMRLFRAQRNFYISGFALFLLVVIRRLVQLISELATLLAQSEANFRQAQSASVAARSLLAQAGAGDEATKKQLEDYKDQITTLEKELSKERKDKEAVKSQAESLSKEYDRLTEEHSKLQKKLTISGDKKDE, via the coding sequence ATGAGTCTTCAGTGGACCATCATCGCGACGTTTTTGTACACCGAAATAGCCGTCGTCTGCTTGCTCGCATTGCCGATCGCTAGTCCTTCCAAATGGCAAAAGTTGTTCAGGTCAAAATTCTTGGCTTATATAAGCGGACAAGCGTCGGTGTACTTCTTGATCCTTATCGGAGTGCTGGTGCTATGCCTGCTCGACGCCATTCGGGAGATGCAGAAGTATTCGAGCATCGGCGAGAGCTCGGACCACCAGCACCTGGACGCCGAGATGCAGGGTAACATGCGTCTGTTCCGCGCTCAAAGAAACTTCTACATCTCCGGCTTCGCTCTGTTCCTGCTAGTCGTGATTCGCCGGCTGGTGCAGTTGATTTCGGAATTGGCTACTCTTTTGGCTCAGTCTGAGGCAAATTTCCGTCAGGCGCAGAGCGCGTCGGTGGCTGCGAGGTCGTTGCTGGCCCAGGCGGGAGCCGGCGACGAGGCCACCAAGAAGCAGCTCGAGGACTACAAGGATCAAATCACAACTCTAGAGAAAGAACTTTCCAAAGAAAGGAAAGATAAAGAGGCTGtgaagtcgcaggctgaaagtCTGTCAAAGGAGTATGACAGGCTCACGGAGGAACACAGCAAGCTGCAGAAGAAGCTCACAATCAGCGGCGACAAGAAGGATGAGTAA
- the LOC134796174 gene encoding large ribosomal subunit protein eL27 has product MGKIMKPGKVVLVLSGRYAGRKAIVVKNYDEGTSDKPYGHAFVAGIDRYPRKVQKRMGKNKIHKRSKVKPFVKVVNYNHLMPTRYTVDFSFEKFSAKDLKDPARRKKLRFNTRVRFEERYKSGKNKWFFQKLRF; this is encoded by the exons ATGGGTAAGATCATGAAACCCGGGAAGGTGGTGCTGGTCCTCAGCGGCCGGTACGCGGGCCGCAAGGCCATTGTTGTCAAAAACTACGACGAGGGAACATCGGACAAACCCTACGGCCACGCTTTTGTCGCCGGCATCGACAGGTATCCGAGGAAAGTGCAGAAGAGGATGGGCAAAAACAAAATCCACAAGCGCTCTAAAGTCAAGCCTTTTGTTAAG GTAGTAAACTACAACCACCTTATGCCCACCCGTTACACAGTAGACTTCAGTTTCGAGAAGTTCTCTGCCAAGGACCTGAAGGACCCGGCCAGGCGCAAGAAGCTGCGCTTCAACACCAGGGTGCGCTTTGAGGAGAGATACAAGAGCGGGAAGAACAAATGGTTCTTCCAGAAGCTTAGGTTTTAA